A window of Lagenorhynchus albirostris chromosome 11, mLagAlb1.1, whole genome shotgun sequence contains these coding sequences:
- the FIGNL2 gene encoding fidgetin-like protein 2, with protein sequence MHWTPEHAQPLNQWPEQHLDVSSTTPSPAHKLELPPGGRQRCHYAWAHDDISALTASNLLKRYAEKYSGVLDSPYERPTLGGYGDAAFLNGAKGDPEPWPGPETPYPLASLHEGLPGTKSGTGGGSGGLGGSPVLAGNLPEPLYAGNACGGPSAAPEYAAGYGGGYLAPGYCTQTGAALPPPPPAALLQPPPPPGYGPSGPLYNYPAGGYAAQPGYGTLPPPPAPPPAPYLTSGLAAPTPLPTPAPSRPPPSSYGFQGASEAGVSLKRKAADEGAEGRYRKYAFEPAKAPAADGASYPAADNGECRGNGFRAKPPGAAEEASGKYGGGVPLKVLGSPVYGPQLEPFEKFPERSPAPAPRGGFAVPSGEPPKGVDPGALELVTSKMVDCGPPVQWADVAGQGALKAALEEELVWPLLRPPAYPGSPRPPRTVLLFGPRGAGKALLGRCLATQLGATLLRLRGATLAAPGSAEGTRLLQAAFAAARCRPPAVLLISELDALLSAREDGTSAAGALQAPLLACLDGGCGAGADGVLVVGTTSRPAALDEATRRRFALRFYVTLPDGPARGQILQRALAQQGCALSERELAALVQGTQGFSGGELGQLCQQAAAGAGLPGLQRPLSYKDLEAALAKVGPRASPKELDSFVEWDKMYGFGH encoded by the coding sequence ATGCACTGGACACCGGAACACGCCCAGCCCCTCAACCAGTGGCCAGAGCAGCACCTGGACGTCTCCTCCACCACCCCGTCGCCGGCCCACAAGTTGGAGTTGCCCCCCGGGGGTCGCCAGCGCTGCCACTATGCTTGGGCACACGACGACATCTCTGCCCTCACTGCCTCCAACCTTCTCAAGCGCTACGCAGAGAAGTACTCGGGGGTCCTGGACTCGCCTTACGAGCGCCCCACCCTGGGCGGCTACGGCGACGCCGCCTTCCTCAACGGCGCCAAGGGGGACCCCGAGCCCTGGCCGGGGCCGGAGACCCCCTACCCCTTGGCCTCGCTCCACGAGGGCCTCCCGGGAACCAAGTCGGGCACTGGGGGCGGCTCCGGGGGCCTCGGGGGTTCCCCGGTTTTAGCCGGTAACCTACCTGAACCCCTCTACGCCGGCAACGCGTGCGGGGGCCCGTCGGCAGCGCCCGAGTACGCGGCGGGCTACGGCGGGGGGTACCTGGCGCCCGGTTACTGTACGCAGACCGGCGCCGCGCTGCCCCCGCCTCCCCCGGCCGCGCTCCtgcagcccccgcccccgccgggctATGGCCCCTCTGGGCCTCTGTACAACTACCCAGCAGGAGGCTACGCCGCGCAGCCGGGCTATGGGACcctcccgccgccgcccgccccgcccccggccccctaCCTAACCTCGGGCTTGGCGGCGCCCACGCCCCTGCCCACACCCGCCCCGTCCCGCCCACCGCCCTCCTCCTACGGCTTCCAGGGGGCCTCGGAGGCCGGAGTGTCGCTGAAGCGCAAGGCGGCCGACGAAGGCGCCGAGGGCCGCTACCGCAAGTACGCCTTCGAGCCCGCCAAGGCCCCGGCGGCCGACGGCGCCTCCTACCCCGCCGCGGACAACGGCGAGTGTCGGGGCAACGGGTTCCGGGCGAAGCCGCCGGGAGCGGCGGAGGAGGCATCAGGCAAGTACGGTGGCGGCGTTCCCCTCAAGGTCCTGGGCTCCCCCGTCTACGGCCCGCAACTCGAGCCCTTTGAGAAGTTTCCGGAGCGATCCCCGGCGCCGGCTCCCCGCGGGGGCTTCGCGGTGCCGTCCGGGGAGCCTCCCAAAGGTGTGGACCCGGGGGCCCTGGAGCTGGTGACCAGCAAGATGGTGGACTGCGGGCCGCCGGTGCAGTGGGCGGACGTAGCGGGCCAGGGCGCGCTCAAGGCGGCGCTGGAGGAGGAGCTGGTGTGGCCCCTGCTGAGGCCGCCCGCCTACCCCGGCAGCCCGCGCCCGCCGCGGACCGTGCTGCTCTTTGGGCCGCGGGGCGCCGGCAAAGCGCTGCTGGGCCGCTGCCTCGCCACGCAGCTGGGCGCCACGCTGCTGCGCCTGCGCGGAGCCACGCTGGCCGCGCCGGGCTCCGCCGAGGGCACGCGCCTCCTCCAGGCCGCCTTCGCGGCTGCGCGCTGCCGCCCGCCCGCGGTGCTCCTTATCAGCGAGCTGGACGCGCTGCTGTCAGCTCGGGAGGACGGCACGAGCGCCGCGGGCGCGCTGCAGGCGCCGCTCCTGGCCTGTCTGGACGGCGGCTGCGGCGCGGGAGCCGACGGCGTGCTGGTCGTGGGCACGACCTCGCGGCCCGCGGCCCTGGACGAGGCGACTCGCCGGCGCTTCGCTCTCCGCTTCTACGTGACGCTGCCCGACGGCCCGGCCCGCGGGCAGATCCTGCAGCGGGCGCTGGCCCAGCAGGGCTGCGCGCTGAGCGAGCGGGAGCTGGCGGCCCTGGTGCAGGGCACCCAGGGCTTCTCCGGGGGCGAGTTGGGGCAGCTGTGCCAGCAGGCGGCGGCCGGGGCGGGCCTCCCGGGGCTGCAGCGCCCCCTCTCCTACAAGGACTTGGAGGCGGCGCTGGCCAAGGTGGGCCCTAGGGCCTCGCCCAAGGAGCTGGACTCGTTCGTGGAGTGGGACAAAATGTACGGCTTCGGACACTGA
- the TMDD1 gene encoding transmembrane and death domain protein 1: MAARAPAGALALALWGWALAPAGAVDAMGPHAAVRLAELLTPEECGHFQSLLKAPEPDVEAELARLSEDRLARPKPVPTLAAAGRRRRRREAAGEPAGRAADPAYVSDGCREGLAAWLAAEAPSLSWDRVARALRRSGRPDVARELGKSLHQQATLQLRKFGRSYLPPAGAPAAPIPAPALRPRRSSAREPNWDELELIVERLPQAPYERSPTGWAGPLALGFLTGLGGALGAGALLILLTPWITGGDGDGARPHSLWPPAPPLLRPSGVPGCGEEEPLLTAEPLASPGAWAAGGPDTPSPLCPRL, from the coding sequence ATGGCTGCGCGGGCTCCGGCTGGGGCCCTGGCCCTGGCGCTCTGGGGCTGGGCGCTGGCTCCGGCGGGGGCCGTGGACGCCATGGGCCCTCACGCGGCCGTCCGCCTGGCAGAGCTGCTGACTCCGGAGGAGTGCGGCCACTTCCAGTCGCTCCTGAAGGCGCCGGAGCCGGACGTCGAGGCCGAGCTGGCCAGGCTTTCGGAGGACCGGCTGGCACGGCCCAAGCCGGTGCCCACGTTGGCGgcggcggggcggcggcggcggcggcgcgagGCGGCGGGGGAGCCGGCCGGCCGGGCGGCCGATCCCGCGTACGTGTCCGACGGCTGCCGGGAGGGACTGGCGGCCTGGCTGGCTGCCGAGGCCCCGTCCTTGTCGTGGGACCGCGTGGCCCGGGCCCTGCGGCGCAGCGGCCGCCCGGACGTGGCCCGGGAGCTGGGCAAGAGCCTCCACCAGCAGGCGACGCTGCAGCTGCGCAAGTTCGGGCGGAGCTACCTACCCCCAGCCGGCGCCCCCGCTGCCCCCATCCCGGCCCCGGCCCTGCGCCCCCGCCGCTCCTCGGCCCGCGAGCCCAACTGGGACGAGCTGGAGCTGATCGTGGAGCGACTGCCCCAGGCTCCGTACGAGCGGAGCCCCACGGGCTGGGCCGGGCCGCTGGCGCTTGGCTTCCTCACCGGCCTCGGTGGGGCGCTGGGCGCCGGGGCGCTGCTCATCCTGCTCACGCCGTGGATCACGGGCGGCGATGGCGACGGGGCGCGGCCCCACAGCCTCTGgccgcctgcccctcccctgctgcGGCCCTCCGGGGTGCCCGGCTGCGGGGAAGAGGAGCCACTATTGACTGCAGAGCCCCTCGCATCCCCAGGGGCCTGGGCTGCAGGTGGGCCAGATACCCCGTCGCCTCTGTGTCCCCGGCTGTGA